In the Nitrospirota bacterium genome, AAGGAGCCTGACCTGAAGCGGGCCCTGGGAATGAACGCGAACCATGACGGCATCGACGGAGCCCGGAAGGCTCCCTAACCCGGAGGACGGACCCCACAGTTCTAATTGTCGCCAACCATCAATTCTAATTGACGTCAGACAAGTCCACACGATCCCACGTCAGGGTGAGAATCTCTTCCAATCGCATTCCCGTATGGTAGCCTGTCAGCAACACAGGCTTAAACCACGCTGACGCAGCCCCATAGAGCCGTGACCATTCCTCAGGCTCTAGCACTCGACTCCGTGCGTTCTTGGGCTTTGGGGCTGACACCAGGGACGCCACATTGCGCGTCACAAGATCCCGCCTCATGGCCTGCTTGAGCATGTGCTTGAGGTAGCTATGGTCCACATTGACCGTCGCCACCGCCCGACTTTTTCCCTGTTCCTGCCGAAAAGCTTCCACGTCCTTTGCCGCCAGATCCTGGAGGAGCCGGTGGCTCCCAAAGAACGGGACAATCACCTTATCGATCCGCTGGCACCGTTCCTTGAAGGAGCGAAGCCGTGACACTTCCTCAATGGCCTTGTACTCTTTTGCCCATTCTCCCAACGTCATCACCGTGTCTTGGACACGTTCACTCAACATGCCCCCTGACAGCAGCTTGGTCTTAATGATGGCCTCGTGCTGGTGGGCAATCGTCTTGTTGGCGCATCCCACTTTCCACCGCGTGAGTTTCGCACCGTGGATGCCGGACGCCAACGAGAGCGTCTTGCCGTTATCCAAGACACGGAACTCGACATAATAGCCGTCCTTCCGCTTCGTGAGTCCCATAGACTCAGCCCCCTTTCTTCTTAATGGACTGTTCCCCTATCAACTCTGCTACGGTCACGCTGAGAGCCTTCGCCAACCTCCGCAACGTGCTCAATTGCGGGTCCCCTTTCCCTGCTTCAAACTGTGCCAACGAGGACACCGCCACACCGGACGCTTTCTTGAGCGCCCGTAAACTCACCCCCTTTCCTTCTCGAATTTCCCGTAACCGTAGCATCGGGCCATGTTCTGCCATATCGGAACAGTTGTCAATGGGACTCAGGTTCATTTTGAGGGCATCGGCATGACTGTTTGTTGCTTGAGCCACTTGTCCAACAACTCCAGATCGAACTTGACCAACCGCCCCAGTTTCACATGGGGAATCCGCCTCTGGCTGACCATCGTGTAGATGGTGTCAGGGGCCAATCCGGTATAGCCGCTTACTTCTTTCACGTTTAAAAGTTTTCTTGATAACATCGCCCCCCTTATCTCCACGCTACCCCCACCCTGGATATGCGCGTAAACTGCTGATTCTTAAGGTTTATCATCACGACCTGTCACTTTTCTTTTTGGCCGTGGCAACCTCAGTCCTCCGCATGAACTGCGAGCCCCTTTACCGGACGCTTGCCTAGTCGATACGGCCACAGGGCGCACATAGTCACGGGACACAGCCGCACTTCCTTGGGTTGCTGACAGCTACAGTCAAGACACTTGGCACGGATAGACTGAACAGGTGTTAGATGCTTCATAAACAGCCTCCTGAAATGAAAAATCCTAG is a window encoding:
- a CDS encoding helix-turn-helix transcriptional regulator, encoding MAEHGPMLRLREIREGKGVSLRALKKASGVAVSSLAQFEAGKGDPQLSTLRRLAKALSVTVAELIGEQSIKKKGG
- a CDS encoding helix-turn-helix domain-containing protein — encoded protein: MLSRKLLNVKEVSGYTGLAPDTIYTMVSQRRIPHVKLGRLVKFDLELLDKWLKQQTVMPMPSK